A part of Azospirillum thermophilum genomic DNA contains:
- a CDS encoding peptidoglycan-binding domain-containing protein codes for MRKLPMMIAAAGALVALSGCGSTDTTRTATGGAGGVAAGALVGGPVGAVVGGVGGAAAGATMDEGLEKKAQDMTSNDNSSSTTTGRSSRQTAARGSEYRSPLSAERVRTIQQALNDRTDGRDVSVDGIWGPNTRRALRQFQRDNNLRATGQINAETLSALNLNDQTGTGGQDNGGRTTGGTAPAGQSGASGTGNPETGTTGTTGTAGQTNSQPQ; via the coding sequence ATGCGCAAGCTCCCGATGATGATTGCCGCAGCCGGCGCGCTGGTCGCGCTCAGCGGATGTGGAAGCACGGATACCACGAGGACCGCGACCGGCGGCGCCGGTGGAGTGGCTGCCGGCGCCCTGGTCGGCGGCCCGGTCGGGGCGGTGGTCGGCGGCGTCGGCGGCGCCGCGGCCGGCGCGACCATGGATGAAGGGCTGGAGAAGAAGGCCCAGGACATGACGAGCAACGACAACAGCTCGTCCACCACCACCGGCCGGTCGTCGCGGCAGACGGCGGCGCGCGGATCGGAGTACCGCTCGCCGCTCAGCGCCGAACGGGTGCGGACCATCCAGCAGGCGCTGAACGACCGGACCGATGGCCGGGACGTCTCGGTCGACGGCATCTGGGGGCCGAACACCCGCCGCGCTCTGCGCCAGTTCCAGCGCGACAACAACCTGCGCGCCACCGGCCAGATCAACGCCGAAACGCTGTCCGCGCTGAATCTGAACGATCAGACCGGCACCGGCGGCCAGGACAACGGCGGCCGCACCACCGGCGGAACCGCTCCCGCCGGACAGTCGGGCGCCAGCGGGACCGGCAACCCCGAAACGGGGACCACCGGGACCACCGGGACCGCCGGCCAGACGAACAGCCAGCCGCAGTAA
- the wrbA gene encoding NAD(P)H:quinone oxidoreductase, with the protein MAKVLVLYYSSYGHIETMAHAIAEGARSAGAEVDVKRVPETVPEAIARNAHFKLDQSAPVATVAELEQYDAIVVGTGTRFGRMSSQMAAFLDQAGGLWARGALNGKVGAAFTSSASQHGGNETTLFSIITNLLHFGMVIVGLPYSHQGQLTMSEIVGGAPYGATTVAAGDGSRQPSEIELAGARHQGEIVARTAAKLFG; encoded by the coding sequence ATGGCCAAGGTTCTGGTTCTCTACTACTCGTCCTACGGCCACATCGAGACGATGGCCCATGCCATCGCCGAGGGTGCGCGCAGCGCCGGTGCCGAGGTGGACGTCAAGCGGGTGCCGGAGACGGTGCCCGAGGCGATCGCCCGGAATGCCCACTTCAAGCTGGACCAGAGCGCGCCGGTCGCCACGGTGGCCGAGCTGGAGCAGTATGACGCCATCGTCGTCGGCACCGGCACGCGCTTCGGCCGCATGTCCTCGCAGATGGCCGCCTTCCTCGACCAGGCCGGCGGGCTGTGGGCGCGCGGCGCGCTCAACGGCAAGGTCGGCGCCGCCTTCACCTCCAGCGCCTCGCAGCATGGCGGCAACGAGACCACGCTGTTCTCCATCATTACCAACCTGCTGCATTTCGGCATGGTCATCGTCGGGCTGCCCTACAGCCACCAGGGCCAGTTGACGATGAGCGAGATCGTCGGCGGCGCTCCCTACGGCGCCACCACCGTCGCGGCCGGCGACGGCTCCCGCCAGCCTTCCGAGATCGAGCTCGCCGGCGCCCGCCACCAGGGCGAGATCGTCGCCCGCACCGCCGCCAAGCTGTTCGGCTGA
- a CDS encoding acyl-CoA thioesterase has product MARLGTSSVRYEIGLFRNDDPAPAACGHFIHVYVDRGTRRPTPLPDALRAALEPLVAAGTPDAR; this is encoded by the coding sequence GTGGCGAGGCTCGGCACCAGCAGCGTCCGCTACGAGATCGGGCTGTTCCGCAACGACGATCCGGCGCCGGCCGCCTGCGGCCACTTCATCCACGTCTATGTCGACCGCGGGACGCGGCGCCCGACGCCGCTGCCCGATGCGCTGCGCGCGGCGCTCGAACCGCTGGTGGCGGCGGGGACGCCGGACGCCCGGTAG
- a CDS encoding DUF1328 domain-containing protein — protein MLKWALIFFVISLIAGAFGFTGISSATAGVAKILFGIALILFLIFLVLALMAGQVIF, from the coding sequence ATGCTGAAATGGGCCCTAATCTTCTTCGTGATCTCGCTGATCGCCGGCGCCTTCGGGTTCACCGGCATCTCCTCGGCGACGGCGGGGGTGGCGAAGATCCTCTTCGGCATCGCCCTGATCCTGTTCCTGATCTTCCTGGTGCTGGCCCTGATGGCCGGCCAGGTGATCTTCTGA
- a CDS encoding MaoC family dehydratase, with protein sequence MAGRMSVAELEGRVGREIGLSDWVPVDQPRIDAFAEVTEDHQFIHVDPERARREGPFGGTIAHGFLVLSLLAPMTYQVVAELDGLAMSVNYGFDRLRFLAPVRAGSRIRGRFVLAELSRRTDRERIARFAVTVEVEGGDKPALLADWLVLLVLDPQTAGA encoded by the coding sequence ATGGCCGGACGCATGAGTGTGGCGGAGCTGGAGGGCCGGGTGGGGCGGGAGATCGGCCTGTCCGACTGGGTTCCGGTGGACCAGCCGCGGATCGACGCCTTCGCCGAGGTGACGGAGGATCATCAGTTCATCCATGTCGACCCGGAGCGGGCGCGCCGCGAGGGTCCCTTCGGCGGCACCATCGCCCACGGCTTCCTCGTTCTCTCCCTGCTGGCTCCGATGACCTATCAGGTCGTGGCGGAGCTCGACGGGCTGGCGATGTCCGTCAATTACGGCTTCGACCGGCTGCGCTTCCTCGCCCCGGTCAGGGCCGGCTCCCGCATCCGCGGGCGCTTCGTCCTGGCGGAACTGTCCCGCCGGACCGACCGCGAGAGGATCGCCCGATTCGCCGTGACGGTGGAGGTGGAGGGAGGCGACAAGCCGGCGCTTCTCGCCGACTGGCTGGTTCTGCTCGTGCTCGATCCGCAGACTGCCGGGGCCTGA
- a CDS encoding amidase encodes MTKKTTIASLSRQIEEGATTSEALVDAALSAIAAGGEEARKTFTAVHADAARAAARAQDLLRAAGQRPSPLAGLPVSVKDLFDEAGHPTLAGSKALEGGPPALRDADAVARLRAAGAVVVGRTNMTEFAFSGVGINPHYGTPGNPADPARIPGGSSSGAAVSVAAGHVPLALGTDTGGSVRIPAALCGIVGFKPTQRRVPLRGALPLSWTLDSIGPLARTVACCAVADAVLAGEPEWLPPAVAPSGLRFAVPQSVVLDDLEPSVATAFETACRRLSLAGVRLTELPMTELEEIGAANARGGFPAAEAFHWHRALLEEKGDLYDPRVRSRIERGRTMTAADYIEVQQRRAGLIARTDRLSADYDALVMPTVPMRAPPIAAFADDRDFARLNMLLLRNCALFNFLDRCAISLPMQEPGDLPCGLMLVGAAGADRRLLSIAAAVEPVVGPVVGPVVGPVAD; translated from the coding sequence ATGACGAAGAAGACCACCATCGCCAGCCTGTCCCGCCAGATCGAGGAGGGGGCGACGACGAGCGAGGCGCTCGTCGATGCCGCCCTGTCCGCCATCGCCGCGGGCGGGGAGGAGGCGCGCAAGACCTTCACCGCCGTCCACGCCGATGCGGCGCGCGCCGCGGCGCGGGCGCAGGATCTGCTGCGTGCCGCCGGGCAGCGGCCGTCGCCGCTCGCCGGTCTTCCGGTGTCGGTCAAGGACCTGTTCGACGAGGCCGGACACCCCACGCTGGCCGGCTCCAAGGCGCTGGAGGGGGGTCCGCCGGCCCTGCGCGACGCCGATGCGGTGGCACGGCTGCGCGCGGCGGGGGCGGTCGTCGTCGGCCGCACCAACATGACGGAGTTCGCCTTCTCCGGCGTCGGCATCAACCCGCATTACGGCACGCCCGGCAATCCGGCCGATCCGGCGCGCATTCCCGGCGGCTCCTCCTCCGGGGCGGCGGTGTCGGTCGCCGCGGGCCATGTGCCGCTGGCGCTCGGCACCGATACCGGCGGCTCGGTCCGGATTCCGGCGGCGCTCTGCGGCATCGTCGGGTTCAAGCCGACCCAGCGGCGGGTGCCGCTGCGCGGGGCGCTTCCGCTGTCCTGGACGCTCGATTCGATCGGGCCGCTCGCCCGGACGGTCGCCTGCTGCGCCGTCGCCGACGCGGTGCTGGCCGGAGAGCCGGAATGGCTGCCGCCCGCGGTGGCGCCGTCCGGCCTGCGCTTCGCCGTGCCGCAGTCGGTGGTGCTGGACGATCTGGAGCCGTCGGTCGCCACGGCCTTCGAGACCGCCTGCCGCCGCCTGTCGCTGGCCGGCGTGCGCCTCACCGAGCTTCCGATGACCGAGCTGGAGGAGATCGGGGCGGCCAACGCCCGCGGCGGCTTCCCCGCGGCGGAGGCCTTCCACTGGCACCGGGCCCTGCTGGAGGAGAAGGGCGACCTTTACGACCCGCGCGTCCGCAGCCGGATCGAGCGCGGGCGGACCATGACCGCCGCCGACTACATCGAGGTGCAGCAGCGGCGCGCGGGCCTGATCGCCCGCACCGACCGGCTGTCGGCCGACTATGACGCGCTGGTGATGCCGACGGTGCCGATGCGTGCCCCGCCCATTGCCGCCTTCGCGGACGACAGGGACTTCGCGCGGCTGAACATGCTGTTGCTGCGCAACTGCGCGCTGTTCAACTTCCTCGACCGCTGCGCGATCAGCCTGCCGATGCAGGAGCCGGGCGACCTGCCCTGCGGCCTGATGCTGGTCGGGGCGGCCGGCGCCGATCGCCGCCTGCTCTCCATCGCCGCCGCCGTTGAGCCGGTGGTAGGGCCGGTGGTAGGGCCGGTGGTCGGGCCGGTGGCGGACTGA